In Nicotiana tabacum cultivar K326 chromosome 19, ASM71507v2, whole genome shotgun sequence, one DNA window encodes the following:
- the LOC142173435 gene encoding uncharacterized protein LOC142173435: protein MTQIDYLLLRRCDRGLFKDCKVILGEILSTQHRLLVMDVGIMLKRRKRSDRGRPGIRWGALTKDKAQELEGRLSAMGTRRNSGGVSIIWSTTADYIREATREVLGISTGVSGSEKWQLIMEILLRLLRQQDELLFHQSRNRENILEPTSMDGSKGCFSGLPRLVCRSSPVKNL from the exons atgactcagattgactatctcctcctcaggaggtgtgacagagggttGTTCAAGGATTGTAAGGTTATTCTGGGTGAGATACTTTCGACGcaacataggcttttggtgatggatgttggtattatgttaaagagaAGGAAAAGGTCCGACCGAGGACGACCGGGAATTAGGTGGGGtgccttgactaaggataaagcccaggAGTTGGAGGGGCGGTTGTCGGCTATGGGAACTAGGAGGAACAGTGGTGGCGTGAGCATTATATGGTCGACGACAGCAGACTATATAAGGGAGGCtacgagagaggtgttaggaaTCTCGACGGGCGTCTCTGGCAG tgagaaatggcaattgataatgGAAATCCTTTTGCGACTGTTGCGGCAACAAGACGAACTGTTATTCCACCAGTCGAGAAATCGGGAAAATATTTTGGAGCCAACTTCAAtggatggcagcaaagggtgtttTTCTGGCTTACCACGCTTGGTATGCAGAAGTTCACCAGTGAAGAACCTCTAG